The Chitinophaga sp. H8 region TTTGTCTCTGGTCAGATAGCATTGCACCCGGAAACAAATGAACTGGTGAAAACTGATATCATGGCAGAAACCCACCAGGTAATGCAAAACCTGAAGAACATTCTGGCAGAGGCGGGTATGAGTTTCGCTGATGTGGTGAAGGCTACCATTTTTATTACAGACATGAATACTTTTTCAGATATCAATGAAGTATATGGTAAATATTTTACCGGCAACTTCCCCGCGAGAGAAACGGTACAGGTGGCTGCACTGCCTAAAGGCGTAAATGTCGAGATTTCTGTCATTGCCTGTCAATAACACCAATAATTGCTTAATACAAAAGCCTGATCGCTGGTAGATACCTTCCGATCAGGCTTTTTTACATTACTCCCTTAGCGTGAGGGCTAAAAGCGCATTTTATTTTTCTCCAAACAACAGCTTGGCCAGTTTCGCATCATGTCCATACACGTCATCCCTGAAATTAAGCTGCCCTTTATAGTTTACAAATGCAGTAAAGTAGCCGATAAATACCGGTACCTTATTTTTTAGTGTAACATACTTTTCCTTGGTACCATTCAGTGCTTCATCGATCTTTTTCTCCGTCCAGCTGGAATCTCCGCGCAGCAACCACATTGCCAGTTTCTTAGGCTCAGCTACCCGGATACAGCCATGGCTGAAAGAACGTTTGGTTTCTCCAAACAGATAACGGGAAGGGGTATCGTGCAGGTAAATGTTATATTCATTTGGGAACAGGAACTTCACTTTACCCAGGGAATTAGATTTACCCGGCTTTTGCCGTACGATATAAGGGAAGTTTTTACCAGAATACTTGCTGAAATTAATAGATGATGGCGGGATCACTTTTCCGCTGGCGCCAACTATTTCCATATTCAGGCGATTTAAATACGCTGCCCCGCTACGCTTCAAACCCGGTAATACTTCAGACCCCAGGATTCCCGGAGGTACATTCCAGTAAGGACTAAATACCACATACCGGATATCATTGTTAAAGATCACAGTACTGGCGCCAGGCTTTCCAACTACTACATTGCAGTTCCAGGAAAGTTTTCCGTTTTCATATACATGCATCTGAAATTGGGGAATATTTACAAGGATGTAATCACTGCCTGGCTCTACTGGTACCCAGCGTAAACGTTC contains the following coding sequences:
- a CDS encoding RidA family protein; amino-acid sequence: MEKQIINTTKAPAPIGPYNQAIKAGSMLFVSGQIALHPETNELVKTDIMAETHQVMQNLKNILAEAGMSFADVVKATIFITDMNTFSDINEVYGKYFTGNFPARETVQVAALPKGVNVEISVIACQ